The proteins below come from a single Stutzerimonas stutzeri RCH2 genomic window:
- a CDS encoding PA2778 family cysteine peptidase, with product MSQRLLILLLVGLLGGCARTTVTLVDDAQLPARAELTEVPFYPQDDYQCGPAALATMLSQRGIATTPDALVDQVYIPQRKGSLQVEMVAAARSSGLLVYPLQPRLEDLLAEVAAGNPVLVLQNLAFDRWPQWHFAVVVGYDLSTQQVVLRSGTTKRWVGSFREFERSWVKAERWAVVTLSADQMPHTAQETVWLRSASDLEEVGQVRAARAAYEAAVTRWDSALSRFALANSQYTMGEKSAAEESLRVSVRLDPGFAIGWFNLSQLLAEQGCGSSAQEARNCAIRLAPNDKRFRVALPAQEERRAAQCVPIPPCSAP from the coding sequence TTGAGTCAGCGGCTACTCATACTGCTGCTTGTCGGTCTGCTCGGCGGCTGCGCTCGGACGACGGTTACTCTAGTCGACGATGCGCAGCTTCCGGCCAGAGCAGAGCTGACGGAAGTACCGTTCTACCCCCAGGATGATTACCAATGCGGGCCTGCAGCCTTGGCGACAATGCTTTCGCAGCGGGGTATCGCTACGACGCCGGATGCGCTGGTGGATCAGGTTTACATTCCACAACGCAAAGGCAGCCTGCAGGTAGAAATGGTCGCCGCGGCTCGTTCGAGCGGTCTCCTGGTGTACCCGTTGCAACCTCGTCTAGAGGATCTGCTTGCCGAAGTGGCGGCGGGTAATCCGGTGCTGGTACTGCAAAACCTGGCCTTTGACCGCTGGCCGCAATGGCACTTCGCTGTGGTTGTGGGGTATGACCTTTCCACGCAGCAAGTTGTGTTGCGCTCCGGCACTACGAAGCGCTGGGTCGGTAGCTTCCGGGAATTCGAGCGTTCCTGGGTCAAGGCCGAGCGTTGGGCCGTGGTTACGCTGAGCGCCGATCAGATGCCGCATACGGCCCAGGAGACGGTCTGGCTGCGCAGTGCGAGCGATCTGGAAGAGGTGGGGCAGGTCCGTGCTGCTCGCGCCGCGTACGAGGCGGCCGTAACGCGCTGGGATTCAGCTCTTTCAAGGTTCGCGCTAGCGAACAGTCAGTACACGATGGGTGAGAAATCAGCGGCCGAAGAGTCGTTGCGCGTCAGCGTTCGACTGGATCCCGGCTTTGCCATCGGTTGGTTCAACCTTTCACAGCTGCTAGCTGAGCAGGGTTGCGGCTCCAGTGCTCAAGAAGCGCGAAATTGCGCGATACGACTTGCTCCAAATGACAAGCGCTTCAGGGTCGCGCTGCCAGCGCAAGAAGAAAGACGGGCGGCTCAATGTGTGCCGATCCCGCCTTGTTCTGCGCCTTGA
- a CDS encoding NAD(P)/FAD-dependent oxidoreductase, with the protein MPNKGYPASYYAATANSATARSELQDNKQVDVCVIGAGYTGLSTALFLLEKGYSVAVLEAAKVGFGASGRNGGQIVNSYSRDLDSIERTASAAAAKLIGEMAFEGGRIIRERVARYDIQCDLKDGGVFAAFNQKQMLHLETQKALWERYGYQHLELLDDRGIRQVVACDRYVGGMLDKHGGHIHPLNLALGEAAAVESLGGTIHEHSPAIRIERGETPLVHTPKGTVRAKFVVIAGNAYLGNLVPELAAKSMPCGTQVIATEPLSEELAHSLLPQDYCVEDCNYLLDYYRLAADKRLIYGGGVVYGARDPADIESIIRPKMLKTFPQLEKVKIDYAWTGNFLLTLSRLPQVGRLGGNIYYSQGCSGHGVTYTHVAGKVIAEALSGQAERFDAFASLPHYPFPGGQRLQVPLSALGAMYYNLRDRLGF; encoded by the coding sequence ATGCCGAACAAGGGATATCCAGCTTCCTACTATGCAGCCACGGCTAATTCAGCGACTGCTCGATCCGAACTTCAGGACAACAAGCAGGTGGACGTGTGCGTGATCGGCGCAGGCTATACCGGCTTGTCCACCGCTCTGTTCCTGCTCGAAAAGGGTTACAGCGTGGCCGTACTGGAAGCTGCGAAAGTCGGCTTCGGCGCATCCGGACGAAACGGCGGCCAGATCGTCAATAGTTATAGCCGCGACCTGGATAGCATCGAGCGCACCGCTAGCGCTGCAGCGGCGAAACTGATCGGCGAAATGGCGTTCGAAGGCGGCCGCATTATCCGCGAACGAGTCGCACGCTATGATATTCAATGTGATCTGAAAGACGGGGGCGTATTCGCTGCTTTCAATCAGAAGCAGATGCTCCACCTCGAAACACAGAAAGCCCTCTGGGAACGATACGGCTACCAACATCTGGAGTTACTGGATGATAGAGGCATACGGCAGGTGGTCGCATGCGACCGCTACGTCGGCGGCATGCTCGACAAGCATGGCGGCCACATCCACCCACTCAATCTTGCGCTCGGCGAAGCCGCGGCCGTCGAGTCGCTAGGCGGAACCATCCACGAGCATTCCCCCGCCATTCGTATCGAACGAGGCGAAACACCGCTGGTGCATACACCCAAGGGAACCGTTCGCGCGAAATTCGTAGTGATTGCAGGTAACGCCTACCTGGGAAATCTGGTTCCCGAGCTCGCAGCCAAGTCAATGCCCTGCGGCACGCAAGTGATAGCAACCGAACCGCTGAGCGAAGAACTTGCGCACAGCCTTCTGCCGCAGGACTACTGCGTTGAGGATTGCAATTACCTGCTTGACTACTATCGACTCGCCGCCGACAAGCGCCTGATCTATGGCGGTGGCGTCGTCTATGGCGCACGGGACCCCGCCGATATCGAATCGATCATCCGACCCAAAATGCTTAAGACCTTCCCACAATTGGAAAAGGTGAAGATCGACTATGCCTGGACGGGCAATTTCCTGCTGACGCTCTCGCGACTACCCCAGGTCGGACGACTGGGCGGCAATATCTATTACTCCCAGGGCTGTAGCGGTCATGGCGTGACCTATACGCACGTCGCGGGGAAAGTGATTGCCGAAGCCCTCAGCGGCCAAGCAGAGAGATTCGACGCCTTCGCCAGCCTGCCCCATTATCCATTCCCCGGTGGGCAGCGCCTTCAAGTTCCACTCAGCGCACTCGGCGCGATGTACTACAACCTGCGCGACAGGCTCGGCTTCTGA